The Halorhabdus sp. BNX81 genome includes a region encoding these proteins:
- a CDS encoding helix-turn-helix domain-containing protein: MRELAFALEYDAGCNRVADTLAEHSGARIRSLSLHATDERLWRVDHASGSPDALDAIEDAFRTTDYYADCLATDDCGATQTTDVLDRSAETLVLYSYWERTPVCVSVPHLALDHLGDGLLFDTRHEGRHYTWRIIHSGTGDVAAFFDALETAVGDCAEMEMLRTGVTADPGSGEDGEATLLAPEQEAALRAAVEHGYYENPRDVDVADLAEHLDVPRSTLTYRLRRAEEQLAKGYVAGDPRPEAPPTG, from the coding sequence ATGCGCGAGTTGGCTTTCGCCCTGGAGTACGACGCCGGGTGCAACCGGGTTGCGGATACGCTCGCCGAGCATTCGGGGGCACGGATTCGGTCGCTGTCGCTGCACGCTACCGACGAGCGCCTCTGGCGGGTCGACCACGCGAGCGGTTCGCCCGACGCACTCGACGCGATCGAGGACGCGTTCCGCACCACTGACTACTACGCCGACTGTCTCGCGACAGACGACTGTGGCGCGACCCAGACGACGGACGTCCTCGATCGATCAGCCGAGACGCTCGTTCTCTATTCGTACTGGGAGCGGACGCCCGTCTGCGTTTCCGTGCCCCACCTCGCACTGGATCACCTCGGCGACGGCCTCTTGTTCGATACGCGCCACGAGGGCCGCCATTACACCTGGCGGATCATCCACTCGGGGACCGGCGACGTCGCGGCCTTTTTCGATGCACTCGAGACCGCCGTCGGTGACTGCGCCGAGATGGAGATGCTCCGGACGGGCGTGACGGCCGATCCCGGATCGGGTGAGGACGGTGAGGCGACGCTTCTCGCCCCTGAACAAGAGGCTGCCCTGCGGGCGGCCGTCGAGCACGGCTACTACGAGAATCCGCGAGACGTCGACGTCGCCGACCTCGCCGAACACTTAGATGTGCCCCGGTCGACGCTCACCTACCGGCTGCGACGCGCGGAAGAACAGCTCGCGAAGGGGTACGTGGCGGGAGACCCCCGTCCGGAAGCGCCGCCGACAGGGTGA